In a single window of the Blastopirellula retiformator genome:
- a CDS encoding quinone oxidoreductase family protein: protein MKAAVLTQADAPLSLEERADLEPSGDSVVVQLQAAALNRRDFWIMQGMYPGIEFPTILGSDGCGVVSKAGSPAGEKWLNQEVIINPGWNWGNNPRAQSSAFKILGMPIDGTFATEIVVPVEYLHKKPSHLSMVEAAALPLAGLTAYRALFTQGKLQSGEKVLVSGIGGGVATFALQFAVAAGAEVIVTSSSQEKIDAALGYGAKFGYDYNATDWVGEANNQFGPVDLIIDSAGGSGYGALLDLAAPGGRIVNYGSTAGPPPKLDLFKVFWKQLHLIGSTMGTPDDFAAMLDLVDQHQIKPVVDETLPLSAINDAIEKMRHSTQFGKITIGCQG from the coding sequence GTGAAAGCTGCCGTACTAACACAAGCCGATGCCCCCCTGTCGCTGGAAGAACGTGCCGATCTTGAGCCCAGCGGCGACAGCGTGGTCGTCCAGTTACAGGCGGCGGCCCTCAACCGCCGCGACTTTTGGATCATGCAAGGGATGTACCCCGGGATCGAGTTTCCGACCATCTTGGGCTCTGACGGCTGTGGCGTGGTGAGCAAAGCCGGAAGTCCCGCGGGCGAGAAGTGGCTCAATCAGGAAGTGATCATCAATCCTGGCTGGAATTGGGGCAACAATCCTCGCGCTCAAAGCTCGGCCTTCAAGATCTTGGGGATGCCGATCGATGGGACCTTCGCGACCGAGATCGTCGTTCCGGTCGAGTACCTGCACAAAAAGCCGAGTCACCTTAGCATGGTCGAAGCGGCGGCCTTGCCGCTGGCCGGGCTGACCGCTTACCGGGCCCTGTTCACGCAAGGGAAGCTGCAGTCAGGCGAGAAAGTTCTCGTCAGCGGCATCGGAGGCGGCGTCGCGACGTTCGCTCTGCAGTTTGCCGTTGCGGCCGGGGCCGAGGTGATCGTCACTTCTTCGTCTCAGGAGAAGATCGACGCTGCGCTTGGTTATGGCGCCAAGTTTGGCTACGACTACAACGCCACCGATTGGGTTGGCGAGGCGAATAACCAGTTTGGTCCGGTCGATCTGATCATCGACAGCGCCGGCGGATCGGGATACGGCGCGTTGCTTGACCTGGCGGCGCCCGGCGGGCGGATCGTCAACTATGGTTCGACGGCGGGGCCTCCGCCGAAGCTCGACCTGTTCAAGGTCTTCTGGAAGCAGCTGCACCTGATCGGTTCGACGATGGGAACGCCTGACGATTTTGCGGCGATGCTCGACTTGGTTGATCAACATCAGATCAAGCCAGTTGTCGACGAGACCTTACCGCTGTCAGCGATCAACGACGCGATCGAGAAAATGCGTCACTCAACGCAGTTCGGCAAGATTACGATCGGTTGCCAGGGGTAG
- a CDS encoding 16S rRNA (uracil(1498)-N(3))-methyltransferase — MSHRFFLDAPITSETVEIDGAEAHHLLHVMRAKVGDSVTLFDDSGAQFAAEIIAVSRKSATAKVLERQEVSRELPITLTIAAALPKGDRQRWLVEKCVELGVTDLVPLETERSVSLKKEKSLDKLRGYVIDASKQCERNRLMRIVDSTSLAALYEAAPADALRLIADPVATLGVSEILPSEPTNVIIAVGPEGGFSPAEYETAIAAGWRGFRLGKRILRIETAALAAAAAVAAAYDRLDADPA, encoded by the coding sequence ATGTCGCACCGATTCTTCCTAGACGCCCCAATTACTAGCGAAACCGTTGAAATCGACGGCGCCGAAGCCCATCATCTCTTGCATGTGATGCGGGCAAAAGTTGGCGATAGCGTGACTCTGTTTGATGATAGCGGCGCTCAGTTCGCCGCCGAGATCATCGCCGTCAGCCGCAAATCCGCAACCGCCAAGGTGCTGGAGCGGCAGGAGGTGAGTCGCGAACTGCCGATCACCCTCACCATCGCCGCCGCGCTCCCCAAAGGAGATCGCCAGCGGTGGCTGGTCGAGAAATGCGTCGAGTTGGGCGTCACCGATCTCGTGCCGCTCGAAACCGAGCGAAGCGTTTCGCTGAAGAAGGAAAAGTCGCTCGACAAACTGCGAGGGTATGTGATCGACGCTAGCAAGCAATGCGAACGAAACCGCCTAATGCGGATCGTCGATTCAACTTCGCTGGCGGCACTGTACGAGGCGGCCCCGGCCGACGCCCTGCGACTGATCGCCGATCCAGTCGCCACACTTGGCGTTAGCGAGATTCTGCCGAGCGAGCCGACCAACGTGATCATCGCGGTTGGGCCTGAAGGCGGCTTCTCGCCTGCCGAATACGAAACGGCGATCGCGGCCGGTTGGCGGGGGTTTCGCCTCGGGAAGCGGATCCTGCGGATCGAGACCGCCGCGCTGGCGGCGGCGGCGGCGGTGGCGGCCGCGTACGATCGGCTAGACGCCGATCCGGCCTAG
- the fmt gene encoding methionyl-tRNA formyltransferase, giving the protein MLRIVMMGTGPFAVPSFRRLLDSEHEVLALLTQPPRVLRGNRQAPPSPMRAVAEEANLPVHWPESVNTPEAHEILKGYDADLFVVCDYGQILSAESLSLAKLGGINLHGSLLPKYRGAAPVNWAMYNGDPETGVTVIHMTPKLDGGPILAIAKTPIDADEDAVELEERLSQLGVDPVIDSIALLEENGINPPGELQDAAQVTKARRLRKEDGDLPWARTAAEIYNQHRAFQPWPGTFTHWLREGAKPLRLIVKRMTPVASDAHVAPGQIASVQDGRLIVATKSGQIALEEVQPAGKRVMQAAEFLNGYGIRPGQSFGSFEPLLGGDAAPPATPGNRS; this is encoded by the coding sequence ATGCTGCGAATTGTAATGATGGGAACCGGCCCTTTCGCCGTGCCAAGCTTCCGCCGTCTGCTCGACAGCGAGCATGAAGTGCTCGCCCTGCTGACCCAACCGCCGCGCGTCTTACGGGGCAATCGCCAGGCGCCTCCCAGCCCGATGCGGGCCGTCGCTGAAGAGGCGAATCTGCCGGTCCATTGGCCCGAAAGCGTCAATACGCCCGAAGCGCACGAAATTTTGAAAGGCTATGACGCCGACCTGTTCGTCGTCTGCGACTATGGCCAGATCTTGTCGGCCGAGTCGCTCTCGCTCGCCAAACTGGGCGGCATCAATCTGCATGGTTCGTTGTTACCGAAGTACCGCGGCGCCGCGCCGGTCAATTGGGCGATGTACAACGGCGATCCCGAGACCGGCGTTACCGTCATCCACATGACGCCGAAACTGGATGGCGGACCGATCCTGGCCATCGCCAAAACGCCGATCGACGCGGATGAAGACGCCGTTGAGTTGGAAGAGCGACTTTCGCAGCTGGGCGTTGATCCGGTGATCGATTCAATCGCTCTGCTCGAAGAGAATGGCATTAACCCGCCCGGCGAATTGCAAGACGCGGCGCAGGTCACCAAAGCGCGGCGGCTCCGCAAAGAAGATGGCGACTTGCCGTGGGCCCGGACCGCCGCCGAGATCTACAACCAACATCGCGCGTTTCAGCCGTGGCCGGGCACCTTCACCCATTGGCTGCGAGAAGGCGCCAAACCGCTCCGTTTGATCGTCAAACGGATGACGCCGGTCGCCAGCGACGCGCATGTCGCGCCGGGACAAATCGCCTCGGTCCAGGACGGCCGCCTGATCGTAGCGACCAAGTCGGGGCAAATTGCGCTCGAAGAGGTTCAACCGGCCGGCAAGCGAGTGATGCAGGCGGCCGAGTTCTTGAATGGCTACGGCATCCGGCCGGGACAAAGCTTCGGTTCATTTGAACCTCTGCTCGGCGGTGACGCCGCGCCGCCGGCTACCCCTGGCAACCGATCGTAA
- a CDS encoding right-handed parallel beta-helix repeat-containing protein, whose translation MRQLLSLICVISAPLLLSAAEIHLSPQGDDNAAGTKEAPLKTFSAVLDKLAKSQDAGEIDVILHDGVYPVTQAIEIGPQHQPQGAAITFRAAQGARPCISGGREITGWKVADNGAWTTQIPEVKSGDWRFRELFVNAAPAMRARHPNDGYLRIEQSLPDRRSGFTVKPGDVPAEAVGAELVFLHDWSMSRIDIASVDESTHTLKTKFSIGPSAKHYAIDHFEKHPRYYLENHAALLDAAGEWYLDETSGTLTYLPREGQTLENTNFYAPAAEQLLVVRGVDEKPVRGVQFHGIEFQHCAWTLPPQGYASSQATMHEPRDPAIRSGARLIMPAAILFELAEDCGIVDGRIANIGCSGVWLGSRTKNCCVERCLVEDVSGNGINVGEDRTRRVDGQGWSDAAPEQIARGNKVTNCVVRRTGRQFFGSIGVWVAFAAETQITHNEITDTPYSGVSVGWLWNPSPTPVEKNVVEANHIHHVMQRLSDGGGIYTLGRQPGTRLAGNHIHDIPLNAGRAESNGMFLDEGSDQITIAGNLIYNIARSPLRFHKAEQMFVRNNVLVCRDAATPPLRYNSTKPETVEQTDNVVLTADKFDLATYEKIVAGSGVQQQPPYLAPAR comes from the coding sequence ATGCGACAGCTCCTATCGCTGATTTGCGTCATTTCGGCGCCACTTCTCCTTTCCGCCGCTGAGATCCATCTTTCGCCCCAAGGGGACGACAACGCTGCCGGCACGAAGGAGGCGCCGCTCAAGACTTTTTCCGCAGTGCTCGACAAGCTGGCCAAGTCGCAAGATGCCGGCGAAATCGACGTGATCCTGCACGACGGCGTCTATCCTGTGACCCAGGCGATCGAGATTGGTCCGCAGCACCAACCGCAGGGCGCTGCGATTACATTTCGGGCGGCCCAAGGCGCCCGGCCCTGCATCAGCGGTGGGCGGGAAATCACCGGTTGGAAAGTCGCCGACAATGGCGCTTGGACGACGCAGATTCCGGAAGTGAAGAGCGGCGATTGGCGGTTTCGCGAGTTGTTCGTCAACGCCGCCCCAGCGATGCGAGCCCGGCATCCGAACGATGGCTACCTGCGGATCGAGCAGTCGCTGCCCGATCGCCGCAGCGGATTCACCGTAAAGCCGGGCGACGTGCCGGCGGAAGCGGTTGGCGCCGAACTTGTCTTCTTGCACGACTGGTCGATGTCGCGGATCGATATCGCGTCGGTCGATGAATCAACCCACACGCTGAAAACAAAATTCTCAATCGGTCCGTCGGCCAAGCATTATGCGATCGACCACTTTGAAAAGCACCCGCGGTACTACCTTGAGAACCATGCGGCGCTACTCGACGCGGCTGGCGAATGGTATCTGGACGAAACGTCGGGCACGCTCACTTACTTGCCGCGCGAAGGTCAGACGCTGGAGAACACCAACTTCTACGCGCCGGCGGCAGAGCAACTGCTGGTTGTGCGGGGAGTGGACGAGAAACCGGTTCGCGGCGTGCAGTTCCACGGAATTGAATTCCAACACTGTGCCTGGACGCTACCTCCGCAAGGTTACGCTTCTTCGCAAGCGACCATGCATGAGCCCCGCGATCCGGCGATTCGATCTGGGGCGCGCCTGATCATGCCGGCGGCGATCTTGTTTGAGTTGGCGGAGGACTGCGGGATCGTGGATGGGCGGATCGCCAATATCGGCTGCTCCGGCGTTTGGCTCGGCTCGCGCACCAAGAACTGCTGCGTGGAGCGGTGTCTGGTCGAAGACGTGAGCGGCAACGGCATTAATGTCGGCGAAGATCGGACGCGGCGGGTCGATGGCCAAGGTTGGTCCGATGCAGCGCCAGAGCAAATTGCCCGCGGCAACAAGGTGACCAACTGCGTCGTACGGCGAACCGGGCGACAGTTCTTCGGTTCGATCGGCGTTTGGGTCGCCTTCGCCGCCGAGACTCAGATCACGCACAACGAAATCACCGACACTCCCTACTCCGGCGTTTCGGTTGGTTGGCTATGGAATCCGTCGCCGACCCCGGTCGAAAAGAACGTGGTCGAAGCGAATCACATTCATCATGTGATGCAGCGGCTCAGCGATGGGGGCGGCATCTACACGCTTGGCCGTCAACCAGGGACGCGGCTGGCCGGCAATCATATTCATGACATTCCGCTGAACGCCGGCCGGGCCGAATCGAACGGGATGTTCCTGGACGAAGGGAGCGATCAGATCACGATCGCCGGCAACTTGATCTACAACATCGCTCGCTCGCCGCTTCGCTTTCACAAGGCGGAGCAGATGTTCGTCCGCAACAATGTGTTGGTTTGCCGTGACGCGGCGACGCCCCCGCTGCGATACAACAGCACCAAGCCGGAGACGGTCGAGCAGACCGATAACGTGGTTCTGACGGCCGATAAGTTCGATCTGGCGACCTACGAAAAGATTGTTGCTGGCAGCGGCGTGCAGCAGCAGCCTCCCTATTTGGCCCCCGCCCGGTAG
- a CDS encoding phosphoadenylyl-sulfate reductase produces the protein MLTESGKLEPTEELLAEFAAKNEELESATPEEIIAWAAERFGTKLTMGTAFGPEGCTILYMLSKIAPETPVFNLDTGYQFRETLELRDRIAKELGIEVELLKPELSVEEYEAQTGGLPLYKTNPTQCCLDRKITVLKRGAEGKHAWISAIRRDQSEDRARAPIVGWDKKFGLVKVNPLANVTKSWVWKLITDHDIPYNPLHDQGYTSIGCWPCTRAVAAGEDERAGRWSGFAKTECGLHTLDDDSK, from the coding sequence GTGTTAACCGAATCCGGAAAACTCGAGCCGACCGAAGAGCTTCTGGCCGAATTTGCGGCCAAGAATGAGGAGCTGGAATCGGCGACTCCGGAAGAAATTATTGCCTGGGCGGCCGAGCGCTTTGGGACGAAGCTGACCATGGGAACCGCTTTCGGTCCCGAAGGTTGCACGATCCTCTACATGCTCTCGAAGATCGCCCCCGAGACCCCGGTCTTTAATCTCGACACCGGTTACCAGTTCCGCGAGACCCTGGAGCTGCGCGATCGCATCGCGAAAGAGTTGGGGATCGAGGTCGAACTGCTGAAGCCGGAACTGTCGGTCGAAGAGTACGAAGCCCAGACCGGCGGCTTGCCCCTCTACAAAACAAACCCGACCCAGTGCTGCCTCGATCGAAAGATCACCGTACTGAAGCGTGGCGCCGAAGGGAAACATGCCTGGATCAGTGCGATCCGCCGCGATCAAAGCGAAGACCGCGCCCGGGCGCCAATCGTCGGCTGGGACAAAAAGTTCGGCCTGGTGAAGGTCAATCCGCTGGCCAACGTTACCAAGTCGTGGGTCTGGAAGTTGATCACCGATCACGATATTCCGTACAACCCGCTGCATGATCAGGGCTACACCAGCATTGGCTGCTGGCCCTGCACCCGCGCTGTCGCCGCCGGCGAAGATGAACGGGCCGGTCGCTGGAGCGGTTTCGCGAAGACCGAATGCGGGCTGCATACGCTGGACGACGACAGCAAGTAA
- a CDS encoding RrF2 family transcriptional regulator, which yields MNISAKTEYACVAMIELASLYESGDPVRVRELAATHGIPNHFLTQILLQLKGAGMVQSTRGSTGGYRLARDPSEISIYDIHRVIEGENDQPCGALQKPTPAAAALKSLCCEAAAAQREILSSATLADMAEKAGSRVEDMFYI from the coding sequence TTGAACATCTCCGCCAAAACCGAATACGCATGCGTCGCCATGATCGAGCTGGCGTCGCTCTACGAGTCGGGCGATCCGGTTCGCGTTCGTGAGTTAGCGGCGACGCATGGCATCCCCAATCACTTTCTGACGCAGATCCTGCTGCAGCTGAAAGGCGCCGGGATGGTGCAAAGCACCCGCGGTTCGACCGGCGGTTATCGTCTGGCTCGTGACCCGAGTGAGATTTCGATCTATGATATCCACCGCGTGATCGAAGGGGAAAACGACCAGCCGTGCGGCGCACTGCAAAAGCCGACCCCGGCCGCGGCGGCGCTGAAGAGCCTCTGCTGCGAAGCGGCCGCGGCCCAGCGTGAGATTCTCTCATCGGCAACCCTGGCCGACATGGCGGAAAAGGCGGGGAGCAGGGTTGAGGATATGTTCTATATCTAG
- the ftsH gene encoding ATP-dependent zinc metalloprotease FtsH gives MDNHDEPPRRSGDSRSNNSILYIVVAIVVAFFIAIYFIRPSRDTITPAQLVDLIDAHEPDASGKPVGSLAIENSKGKKILYSNLRNATVSKSMVSAVVDREDLDADNKDIASSKEKGAPIVTYLPGDEQSLNEITDALKAHGFKDYSGDPGDGFLEIYGGLLFMTALIVILFYLMMRRLGGAGSAIAFGRSRGKMHMQDDLNISFEDVAGIEEAVEEVKEIVDFLRSPDKYQELGGRIPKGVLLVGPPGTGKTLLAKAIAGEAGVTFFSLSGSDFVEMFVGVGAARVRDMFQQAAAKNPCIIFIDELDALGKTRGSGMVGGHDEREQTLNALLVEMDGFDSNSGIIIIAATNRPEMLDPALLRPGRFDRQVLVDRPDAAGRADILKVHVKSVKLDESVDVKKVASITAGFAGADLANLVNEAALLAARKGKPAVSMEEFDEGVERVTAGLEKKQRVMHEEEKNRVAYHESGHALVAYCLPNTDPVHKVSIIPRGLAALGYTMQRPTEDRFLMTQGELESRIQVLLAGTVAEEMVYDEISTGASNDLERATELARGMVTDYGMSRLGRVNYRQSGRSAFIPEAPDERMRSHSEETTREIDLEVKRILDEMLQKTRSLLSDRRDSLIALAERLIEVESVDGEELRRVIEEHSHGPRIVPGTDSPKRSRPAGEADKPEEGDAPSAEGAS, from the coding sequence ATGGATAATCACGACGAACCCCCTCGCCGTTCGGGCGATTCGCGCTCGAATAATTCCATCCTGTACATCGTGGTCGCGATCGTCGTCGCGTTCTTTATCGCGATCTACTTCATTCGACCTTCGCGCGACACCATCACGCCGGCCCAACTGGTCGACCTGATTGACGCGCACGAGCCCGACGCTTCCGGAAAACCAGTCGGCAGCCTGGCGATCGAGAACTCGAAGGGGAAGAAAATCCTCTACTCGAATCTCCGCAACGCGACCGTCAGCAAGTCGATGGTCAGCGCCGTCGTCGATCGCGAAGATCTTGACGCCGACAACAAAGACATCGCCTCGAGCAAAGAGAAAGGGGCGCCGATCGTCACCTACCTGCCGGGGGACGAACAGAGCCTGAACGAAATCACCGACGCCCTCAAAGCGCACGGCTTTAAAGACTACAGCGGCGATCCAGGGGATGGTTTCCTCGAGATCTACGGCGGTCTGCTGTTTATGACCGCGTTGATCGTGATCCTCTTCTACCTGATGATGCGCCGTCTCGGCGGCGCCGGCAGCGCGATCGCCTTTGGTCGCAGCCGCGGCAAGATGCACATGCAGGACGACCTCAACATCTCATTTGAGGATGTCGCCGGGATCGAAGAAGCGGTCGAAGAAGTCAAAGAAATCGTCGACTTCCTCCGCTCGCCCGACAAGTATCAAGAGCTGGGCGGTCGCATCCCCAAAGGCGTGCTGCTGGTCGGCCCTCCTGGTACCGGCAAGACGTTGCTCGCCAAGGCGATCGCCGGCGAGGCAGGCGTGACGTTCTTCAGCCTGTCCGGTTCCGACTTTGTTGAAATGTTCGTCGGCGTTGGCGCCGCACGCGTTCGCGATATGTTCCAACAAGCGGCCGCCAAAAACCCCTGCATCATTTTCATCGACGAACTCGACGCCCTCGGCAAGACCCGCGGCTCCGGCATGGTGGGCGGTCATGACGAGCGCGAACAAACGCTCAACGCGCTGCTGGTCGAGATGGACGGTTTCGACTCTAACAGCGGCATTATCATCATCGCGGCGACCAACCGCCCCGAGATGCTCGATCCGGCGCTGTTGCGTCCCGGTCGCTTCGACCGCCAGGTGCTGGTCGATCGCCCCGACGCGGCTGGTCGCGCCGACATCCTGAAGGTGCACGTCAAATCGGTCAAACTTGACGAATCGGTCGACGTCAAGAAGGTCGCTTCGATCACCGCGGGCTTCGCCGGCGCCGACTTGGCCAACCTGGTCAACGAAGCGGCGCTGTTGGCGGCCCGCAAAGGGAAACCCGCCGTCTCGATGGAAGAGTTCGACGAAGGGGTCGAGCGGGTCACCGCCGGTCTCGAGAAAAAACAGCGGGTTATGCACGAGGAAGAAAAGAACCGGGTCGCCTACCACGAGAGTGGTCACGCCCTGGTCGCCTACTGCCTGCCCAATACTGATCCGGTTCACAAAGTGTCGATCATTCCGCGCGGTCTGGCGGCGCTTGGCTATACGATGCAGCGTCCGACTGAAGATCGCTTCCTGATGACCCAGGGCGAACTCGAAAGCCGCATTCAGGTGCTGCTGGCCGGCACGGTCGCTGAAGAAATGGTCTACGACGAAATCTCGACCGGCGCCTCGAACGACCTGGAACGCGCCACCGAATTGGCCCGCGGCATGGTGACCGACTACGGCATGAGCCGCTTGGGCCGGGTCAACTATCGCCAAAGCGGCCGCTCGGCCTTCATTCCGGAAGCCCCCGATGAACGGATGCGTTCGCACAGCGAAGAGACGACCCGCGAGATCGATCTCGAAGTGAAGCGGATTCTGGACGAAATGCTGCAGAAGACCCGCTCGCTCCTCTCCGATCGCCGTGACTCGCTGATCGCACTGGCCGAGCGTCTGATCGAAGTCGAATCGGTCGATGGCGAAGAACTGCGCCGCGTGATCGAAGAGCACTCGCACGGACCGCGGATCGTCCCCGGCACCGACTCGCCCAAACGGTCGCGTCCGGCCGGCGAAGCGGATAAGCCGGAAGAGGGAGACGCTCCCTCGGCCGAAGGCGCCAGCTAA
- a CDS encoding ATP-binding protein, translating into MSQHDFPTNHLSDEQLLRSAPFAEAWARLDYVWQSSRRCAVVIGPSGVGKSTLLSHYGAQLEKRHVAVAQIAATGLAAYDLGAMLVEAWGGRLKPGQYPMMALADQLAVLAAERRPAILLLDNADEMTMDAANVVLQLLRAPTEEGAKLMVVLAAQEGSLRNIDRRILELCELRVDLEPWTAEETQDFVESTMLEQDDFPEVDQAAIARIHALSEGTPRRVSQLLNLSLTAGAVQHLPQIDAETIEGLYGELGVL; encoded by the coding sequence ATGTCGCAGCACGACTTTCCTACAAACCACCTGAGCGACGAGCAACTGCTTCGTAGCGCGCCGTTTGCCGAAGCCTGGGCGCGGCTCGACTACGTCTGGCAATCTAGTCGCCGCTGCGCGGTGGTGATTGGACCGTCCGGGGTCGGCAAGTCGACGTTGCTGTCGCACTATGGCGCTCAGCTGGAGAAGCGGCACGTCGCCGTCGCCCAAATCGCGGCGACTGGACTGGCCGCCTACGACCTGGGCGCGATGCTGGTCGAAGCGTGGGGAGGTCGGCTGAAGCCGGGACAATACCCAATGATGGCCCTGGCCGATCAACTGGCCGTCCTGGCGGCCGAACGTCGCCCGGCGATTCTGCTGTTGGACAACGCCGACGAAATGACGATGGACGCCGCCAACGTCGTGCTCCAGCTGCTGCGAGCCCCCACCGAAGAAGGCGCGAAGCTGATGGTGGTGCTAGCGGCGCAGGAAGGTTCGCTCCGCAACATCGATCGCCGCATTCTCGAGCTGTGCGAGCTGCGGGTTGATCTCGAGCCTTGGACGGCGGAAGAGACGCAAGACTTTGTCGAGTCGACGATGCTTGAGCAGGACGACTTTCCGGAAGTCGATCAGGCCGCAATCGCCCGGATCCACGCGCTCTCCGAAGGAACCCCGCGTCGCGTCTCGCAACTGCTCAATCTCAGTCTGACCGCCGGCGCCGTCCAGCACTTGCCGCAGATCGATGCGGAGACGATCGAAGGGTTATACGGGGAACTGGGCGTGCTGTAA
- the metG gene encoding methionine--tRNA ligase: MTARRILVTSALPYANGPIHIGHLVEYIQTDIWVRFQRLRGADCRYFCADDTHGTAIMISAKRNGVTEEEFIAKMSTEHQADFAGFDIAFDNYGSTNSDENRELCAEFWKSLRDADLVVEKEIQQLYDPEAETFLADRFVRGTCPKCGKTNQPGDSCECGHTYTPVDLIDPVSVLSGATPELRSATHLFVALEQLHPFLDEWSQSGEHLQTEVANYLKGHFLHEELRDWDISRPGPYFGFEIPDSPGNYWYVWFDAPIGYIASTWEWCKRNGESLDKWWKDPETEIHHFIGKDITYFHTLFWPGMLKTAGFNLPTKVHIHGFLTVGGEKMSKSKGTFVKAAKYLEHLDPAYIRYYYATKLGPRLDDLDLNVEEFAEKIDSDLVGKVVNIASRCAKFVQQTGLSETYPDDGGLFEHAAKAGEEIAAAYEACDYNRAMRLILELADRANPFIEGNKPWELRKDPANAQTLQDVCTVGINLFRQIIVYLSPVLPKLASQVGELLNDPITSWEQSQTPLTGTAINKFEHLMKRVDTKRVLAMIDESKEESVESGPSPADEVAAKYNDSADVLAAEPLAEECTIDDFMKVDLRVARVLHAEEVKEARKLLKLTLSLGGDERRQVFAGIKAAYKPEELIGRLVVMVANLKPRQMKFGLSEGMVAAAGEGGAEVFVLTADEGAKPGHRVH; the protein is encoded by the coding sequence ATGACTGCGCGACGAATTCTCGTAACTTCCGCACTTCCGTACGCCAACGGTCCGATCCATATCGGTCACTTGGTCGAGTACATCCAGACCGACATCTGGGTCCGCTTCCAGCGGCTCCGAGGCGCCGACTGCCGCTACTTCTGCGCAGACGACACCCACGGCACCGCGATCATGATCAGCGCCAAACGGAACGGCGTGACCGAGGAAGAGTTCATCGCCAAGATGAGTACCGAACACCAGGCCGACTTCGCCGGGTTCGACATTGCGTTTGACAACTATGGCTCGACCAACAGCGACGAGAATCGGGAACTGTGCGCCGAGTTCTGGAAGTCGCTGCGCGACGCTGACCTGGTCGTCGAGAAAGAAATTCAGCAGCTCTACGATCCCGAAGCGGAGACCTTTCTAGCGGATCGATTCGTTCGCGGCACTTGTCCCAAATGTGGTAAGACAAATCAGCCGGGCGACAGCTGCGAGTGCGGGCACACGTACACGCCGGTCGACCTGATCGATCCGGTCAGCGTATTGTCAGGAGCGACGCCTGAACTGCGCAGTGCGACGCACCTGTTTGTGGCGCTTGAGCAGCTGCACCCATTTCTCGACGAGTGGTCGCAAAGCGGCGAGCATCTGCAGACCGAAGTCGCCAACTACCTGAAGGGACACTTCCTTCACGAAGAGCTCCGTGACTGGGACATCTCGCGTCCCGGACCTTACTTCGGTTTTGAGATCCCCGACAGTCCCGGCAACTACTGGTACGTCTGGTTCGACGCGCCGATCGGCTATATTGCTTCGACCTGGGAGTGGTGCAAGCGGAACGGCGAGTCGCTCGACAAATGGTGGAAAGATCCCGAGACCGAGATCCACCACTTCATCGGCAAAGACATCACCTATTTTCACACGCTCTTCTGGCCCGGCATGCTGAAGACGGCTGGCTTTAACCTGCCGACCAAGGTGCACATCCACGGCTTTTTGACCGTCGGCGGCGAGAAGATGTCGAAGAGCAAGGGAACGTTCGTCAAAGCGGCGAAGTACCTGGAGCATCTCGACCCGGCCTACATTCGCTATTACTACGCGACCAAGCTCGGCCCGCGTTTGGACGATCTCGATCTGAACGTCGAAGAGTTCGCCGAGAAGATCGACAGCGACCTGGTCGGCAAGGTGGTCAACATCGCCAGCCGTTGTGCGAAGTTCGTGCAGCAGACCGGGCTCTCCGAAACTTATCCGGATGATGGAGGACTGTTTGAGCACGCCGCCAAGGCGGGCGAAGAGATCGCCGCAGCGTACGAAGCGTGCGACTACAACCGGGCGATGCGTTTGATTCTGGAACTGGCCGACCGCGCCAATCCCTTCATCGAAGGGAACAAGCCATGGGAACTGCGGAAAGATCCGGCCAACGCCCAGACGCTGCAAGACGTCTGCACGGTTGGGATCAATCTCTTCCGCCAGATCATCGTCTACTTGTCGCCGGTGCTGCCGAAGTTGGCGAGCCAAGTCGGCGAGTTGCTCAACGACCCGATCACGTCGTGGGAGCAGTCGCAAACGCCGCTAACCGGAACGGCGATCAACAAATTCGAACACTTGATGAAACGAGTCGATACAAAACGAGTTTTAGCCATGATTGACGAAAGCAAAGAAGAATCGGTCGAGTCGGGCCCGAGCCCGGCCGACGAAGTCGCCGCCAAGTACAACGACAGCGCCGATGTGCTGGCCGCCGAACCGCTGGCCGAAGAGTGCACGATCGACGACTTCATGAAGGTCGACCTCCGCGTCGCCCGCGTGCTGCATGCCGAAGAAGTCAAGGAAGCCCGCAAGCTGCTGAAGCTGACCTTGAGCCTGGGCGGGGACGAACGTCGCCAGGTGTTCGCCGGCATCAAAGCGGCCTACAAGCCGGAAGAGCTGATCGGCCGCCTGGTGGTGATGGTCGCGAACCTGAAGCCACGGCAGATGAAGTTCGGCCTGTCGGAAGGAATGGTCGCCGCCGCCGGAGAAGGGGGCGCCGAAGTCTTCGTCCTGACCGCCGACGAAGGCGCCAAGCCAGGCCACCGGGTTCATTAA